The proteins below are encoded in one region of Planctopirus limnophila DSM 3776:
- a CDS encoding metal ABC transporter ATP-binding protein: protein MNAENSPPDSPLVIHDMTVAYGRKPVLWNIDYVSPSRKLIAIVGPNGAGKSTLLKAALGLIPRQNGEALFFGQPYQAVRQKVAYVPQRSSVDWDFPISALEVAAMGCYGRMGWFRPVNRDAKNTALAALEQVGLGDVARRQIGQLSGGQQQRVFLARALAQDADLYLMDEPFAAVDATTEQSIVSMLQALRDRGKTTIVVHHDLQTVSEYFDEVLLLNLRLIAAGAVSEVLTPQNLKATYGGQLSILDAVGQRMSARQSVTS, encoded by the coding sequence CATGATATGACGGTGGCTTACGGCCGAAAGCCTGTCCTCTGGAATATTGACTATGTCTCACCCAGTCGAAAACTGATCGCGATTGTTGGCCCCAATGGGGCTGGCAAAAGTACCCTATTGAAGGCGGCTTTGGGTTTGATCCCCCGGCAGAATGGAGAGGCTCTGTTTTTTGGCCAGCCTTATCAGGCAGTACGACAAAAAGTGGCCTATGTTCCGCAGCGATCCAGTGTGGACTGGGATTTCCCGATCAGTGCCCTCGAAGTGGCGGCCATGGGCTGTTACGGACGTATGGGGTGGTTTCGCCCAGTGAATCGCGATGCCAAAAATACGGCTTTGGCAGCTCTCGAACAGGTAGGTCTGGGAGATGTGGCCAGACGTCAGATTGGTCAACTTTCTGGAGGCCAGCAGCAGCGGGTGTTTCTTGCCAGAGCTCTGGCTCAGGATGCCGATCTTTATCTGATGGATGAGCCGTTTGCTGCCGTCGATGCCACGACAGAGCAATCGATTGTGTCCATGTTGCAGGCATTGAGAGATCGAGGCAAGACGACGATTGTCGTGCATCACGATCTGCAGACGGTCTCGGAATACTTTGACGAAGTGCTGTTGTTAAACTTGCGGCTGATTGCAGCGGGAGCGGTTTCTGAAGTGTTGACACCTCAAAATCTGAAGGCCACATACGGTGGTCAGCTTTCGATTCTGGATGCAGTGGGCCAGCGGATGTCAGCGAGACAATCCGTGACAAGTTAG